From Luteococcus japonicus, one genomic window encodes:
- a CDS encoding ROK family transcriptional regulator: protein MASGHQTAPGSQTSLREQNSQRILDGVRTFGAITQVELAAATGLSPATVSNIVKQLESEGQLVTSATTRSGRRAQQVSLARNSALSFGVRIGPRALSAYLGDASHTVQHARHLPLPHEHRYDTTLDRVALLVGEATEEVGASLDDVATIGVALPDVLSAQLTAGSLPGWEEVDVAETLSRRLDRPVVLERQADAAAVAEYRFGALRGADVALYIRVGDGVEASLLLDGRPHRGRSAAVGALGHVQVDPAGAMCRCGARGCLNTVLSPIALADLLRLSHGPMGLRQIIQAANRGDAGCRQVIADGAAALGRVVANTAMVLGPDRILVSGELSETGRLLLDPVREALNARTLLGDVDDLLVDPQLGRDAEAMGASALAHDGAGLPVVSGRSAT from the coding sequence GTGGCATCCGGCCACCAGACTGCCCCCGGCTCCCAGACCTCCCTGCGGGAACAGAACAGCCAACGCATCCTCGACGGGGTGCGCACCTTCGGCGCAATCACCCAGGTGGAATTGGCCGCCGCCACCGGCCTGTCGCCGGCAACGGTCTCCAACATCGTCAAACAGCTGGAGTCCGAAGGACAGCTCGTGACCAGCGCCACCACCCGCTCCGGCCGTCGGGCCCAGCAGGTCAGCCTGGCTCGCAACTCAGCCCTCAGCTTCGGCGTCCGCATCGGGCCGCGTGCGCTGAGCGCCTACCTCGGCGACGCGTCGCACACGGTCCAGCACGCCCGGCATCTGCCCCTGCCCCACGAACACCGCTACGACACGACGCTGGACCGCGTCGCCCTCCTCGTGGGCGAGGCCACCGAGGAGGTGGGGGCCAGCCTCGACGACGTCGCCACCATCGGCGTCGCACTGCCAGACGTGCTTTCCGCCCAGCTCACCGCCGGTTCGCTGCCTGGCTGGGAGGAGGTCGACGTCGCCGAGACCCTCTCCCGACGCCTGGATCGTCCCGTGGTCCTCGAGCGGCAGGCTGACGCCGCGGCCGTTGCCGAGTACCGCTTCGGAGCGCTGCGCGGAGCCGACGTGGCCCTGTACATCCGGGTGGGTGACGGCGTGGAGGCGTCGCTGCTGCTGGACGGGCGCCCGCACCGTGGCCGGTCTGCCGCGGTCGGCGCCCTGGGGCATGTCCAGGTGGATCCGGCCGGCGCCATGTGCCGCTGCGGCGCGCGGGGCTGTCTCAACACCGTCCTGTCCCCCATCGCCCTGGCGGACCTGCTGCGCCTGAGCCACGGACCCATGGGGCTTCGACAAATCATCCAGGCCGCCAACCGCGGGGATGCCGGCTGCCGTCAGGTCATCGCCGACGGCGCCGCGGCACTGGGCCGCGTCGTGGCCAACACCGCCATGGTGCTGGGGCCGGACCGGATCCTGGTCAGCGGGGAACTCTCCGAGACGGGCCGGCTCCTGCTGGACCCGGTGCGCGAGGCGCTCAATGCCCGGACACTGCTCGGCGACGTCGATGACCTGTTGGTCGACCCCCAACTCGGACGTGATGCGGAGGCCATGGGCGCCTCCGCCCTCGCCCACGACGGCGCAGGCCTGCCCGTCGTGTCAGGAAGGAGTGCCACGTGA
- the mmsA gene encoding multiple monosaccharide ABC transporter ATP-binding protein, with protein MADEPHIILEMRGITKTFPGVRALDDVTMRVRRADIHSICGENGAGKSTLMKVLSGVYPHGSYEGQILFDGREMSFGGIKDSEAEGIVIIHQELALIPELSVTENIFLGEEVTKGGLIDWQEARVRAMDLLARVGLEINADTPVKRLGVGQQQLVEIAKALSKNVKLLILDEPTSALNEDDSANLLDLMRGLKAKGITQIMISHKLNEIAAISDAVTVIRDGKTVETYDVVAGQVDEDRIIKAMVGRSIENRYPDHASHPGEVLLEVKDWTVEHPDVPGRLVTKHADFTVRAGEIVGFAGLMGAGRTELARSLFGRSYGIYRSGEMVLDGKRVNPKTVQQAIDLGIAYVTEDRKTLGLNLLDSIKTTVTAANLKAIIKGFLLDLGREKDVANQYRQDLRIKTPTTDVGVATLSGGNQQKVVLAKWMYPEPKVLILDEPTRGIDVGAKYEIYKLIHKLADEGKAVIMISSELPELLGVSDRIYTICEGRITGCLDAADADQESLMRRMTTTSTGSPA; from the coding sequence ATGGCCGACGAACCACACATCATCCTCGAGATGCGCGGCATCACGAAGACCTTCCCGGGTGTCCGGGCACTGGATGACGTCACGATGCGCGTGCGTCGAGCTGACATCCACTCCATCTGCGGCGAGAACGGCGCCGGCAAGTCCACCCTGATGAAGGTGCTGTCCGGTGTCTACCCGCACGGCAGCTATGAAGGCCAGATCCTGTTCGACGGACGAGAGATGAGCTTCGGCGGCATCAAGGACTCCGAGGCCGAGGGCATCGTGATCATCCATCAGGAGCTCGCGCTGATTCCGGAACTGTCCGTCACGGAGAACATCTTCCTCGGCGAGGAGGTGACCAAGGGAGGTCTGATTGACTGGCAGGAGGCACGTGTTCGGGCGATGGACCTGCTGGCACGCGTCGGTCTGGAGATCAATGCCGACACCCCGGTCAAGCGGCTCGGCGTCGGCCAGCAGCAGCTGGTGGAGATCGCCAAGGCGCTCAGCAAGAACGTGAAGCTGCTGATCCTCGACGAGCCCACCAGCGCCCTCAACGAGGACGACTCGGCCAATTTACTGGACCTGATGCGTGGCCTGAAGGCCAAGGGCATCACCCAGATCATGATCAGCCACAAGCTCAACGAGATCGCCGCCATCAGCGACGCCGTCACCGTGATTCGCGACGGGAAGACCGTCGAGACCTATGACGTGGTGGCCGGGCAGGTGGACGAGGACCGGATCATCAAGGCGATGGTCGGCCGCTCCATCGAGAACCGCTACCCGGACCACGCGTCGCACCCCGGCGAGGTGCTGCTGGAGGTCAAGGACTGGACCGTCGAACACCCCGACGTGCCCGGTCGGCTGGTCACCAAGCACGCGGACTTCACCGTGCGCGCCGGTGAGATCGTCGGTTTCGCCGGCCTGATGGGCGCCGGACGCACCGAGCTGGCCCGCAGCCTGTTCGGCCGCAGCTACGGCATCTACCGCAGCGGGGAGATGGTCCTGGACGGCAAGCGGGTCAACCCCAAGACCGTCCAGCAGGCCATTGACCTGGGCATCGCCTATGTCACCGAGGACCGCAAGACGCTGGGGCTCAACCTGCTTGACTCCATCAAGACAACGGTCACCGCGGCCAACCTCAAGGCCATCATCAAGGGCTTCCTGCTGGACCTGGGGCGGGAGAAGGACGTCGCCAACCAGTACCGCCAGGACCTGCGGATCAAGACACCCACCACCGATGTCGGTGTCGCCACCCTGTCCGGTGGCAACCAGCAGAAGGTGGTGCTGGCCAAGTGGATGTACCCCGAACCCAAGGTGCTGATCCTCGACGAGCCCACCCGCGGCATCGACGTCGGCGCCAAGTACGAGATCTACAAGCTGATCCACAAGCTCGCCGACGAGGGCAAGGCCGTGATCATGATCTCCTCCGAACTGCCCGAGCTGCTCGGTGTCAGTGACCGGATCTACACCATCTGCGAGGGCCGGATCACCGGTTGCCTCGACGCCGCCGACGCGGACCAGGAGTCCCTGATGCGTCGGATGACCACCACTTCCACTGGGAGCCCCGCATGA